Proteins from a genomic interval of Clostridium sp. 'deep sea':
- a CDS encoding sulfurtransferase TusA family protein, with the protein MVKVNTCGMSCPQPILMTKKALENNPNGADIIVDNNTAKKNVERFLKKFDYKIKIKEEQDTFIISARK; encoded by the coding sequence GTGGTTAAGGTTAATACTTGTGGCATGAGCTGTCCACAGCCTATTTTAATGACAAAAAAGGCATTAGAGAATAATCCTAATGGGGCAGACATTATTGTAGATAATAATACTGCAAAAAAGAATGTAGAAAGATTTTTAAAAAAATTTGACTATAAAATAAAGATTAAAGAAGAACAAGATACTTTTATTATAAGTGCAAGGAAATAA
- a CDS encoding DUF3343 domain-containing protein, which yields MEYTVLFFTHSGAIKFNRKLKSKSIKCELMPVPRALSSNCSISAKIFFNDDIKELIDDEVEKIFITENNKKELVYESE from the coding sequence ATGGAGTACACAGTATTATTTTTTACCCACTCTGGGGCAATTAAATTTAACAGAAAACTTAAATCAAAAAGCATAAAATGTGAGTTAATGCCTGTACCTAGAGCCTTAAGCTCTAATTGTAGCATTAGTGCAAAGATATTCTTTAATGATGACATAAAAGAGCTTATTGATGATGAAGTAGAAAAAATATTTATTACTGAGAATAATAAAAAAGAATTAGTATATGAATCAGAATAA
- a CDS encoding pyridoxal-phosphate dependent enzyme, producing the protein MKFEAMKKVDMNFGRTPIHRLNNLEKKLNGINLYLKRDDIGGYGVGGNKLRKLEYLVQDALNKGATLLLTYGGIQTNHGRLTAAAARKFGLKCGIIMKGNPPNELSGNLLLDKLMGADLHFIDDRKIKNEANYKEKYTELYNKTLQTVIDNYEQKGEKVYYIPLGGSNNIGFAGYINVAREIKTQMQDMETAFDYVVTAYGSGGTFGGLLLGSKYFKCGFKTVGISVLDNSEENLAEDIKLFNDTSKFYEMGIKITREDVWFEKKYLGKGYNEPDKAIRDVIYTMAREEAVILDPCYTGKAFLGLMDMINNKAFKEGSNILFIHTGGMPGNYSKSHLAEFNKDLWGSQQVY; encoded by the coding sequence ATGAAATTTGAAGCAATGAAAAAAGTGGATATGAATTTTGGAAGAACACCCATTCACAGACTAAACAACTTAGAAAAAAAATTAAATGGTATTAATCTGTATTTAAAACGTGATGACATAGGTGGTTATGGGGTAGGTGGCAATAAGTTAAGAAAGCTAGAATATCTTGTTCAAGACGCTTTGAATAAAGGGGCAACATTGTTACTGACTTATGGTGGAATCCAGACCAATCATGGACGTTTAACAGCGGCGGCAGCCCGCAAGTTTGGTTTAAAATGCGGCATTATAATGAAAGGAAATCCCCCAAATGAGCTAAGTGGAAATCTTCTGCTTGATAAACTAATGGGTGCAGACTTACATTTTATTGATGACAGAAAAATAAAAAACGAAGCAAACTACAAAGAAAAATATACAGAACTATATAATAAAACTCTTCAAACAGTAATTGATAATTATGAACAAAAGGGTGAGAAAGTTTACTATATACCCTTAGGCGGAAGCAATAATATTGGATTTGCGGGCTATATTAATGTGGCGAGAGAGATTAAAACGCAAATGCAGGATATGGAGACAGCTTTTGATTATGTGGTAACTGCATATGGTTCTGGTGGAACTTTTGGGGGCCTATTACTGGGTAGCAAGTATTTTAAGTGTGGATTCAAAACAGTTGGTATTTCAGTTTTAGATAACTCAGAAGAAAACCTGGCAGAAGATATTAAGCTTTTTAATGATACCAGTAAGTTTTATGAAATGGGCATTAAAATCACTAGAGAAGATGTTTGGTTTGAAAAGAAGTACCTGGGCAAAGGTTATAATGAACCCGACAAAGCCATAAGAGATGTTATTTACACTATGGCGAGAGAAGAGGCTGTTATTCTTGACCCTTGTTACACAGGTAAAGCATTTTTAGGACTGATGGATATGATTAACAATAAGGCTTTTAAAGAAGGTTCAAATATATTGTTTATCCACACTGGAGGTATGCCTGGTAATTACTCAAAAAGTCATTTAGCAGAATTTAATAAAGATTTATGGGGTAGCCAACAAGTTTATTAA
- a CDS encoding DPP IV N-terminal domain-containing protein — MNNNARINDDMLKKYCNAEKMLKVNYDKMVFNYEVTPNWFEQSDRFWYCSKSKQGKKFYIVNPTTASKQLAFDHQKLAKALCDSQVECDEHNLPFDSFGFLPDGKTISFQIGLTPWTYNTESSICNQGENIDMAALMSNLYSPDQKWALTGKGYNLYLKSMATGEETALTTDGEEGFEYGTLSGTSLSNASFKRMGVVLPPFALWSKDAKKVVTHRIDERKVPKSYLLQGTPATSDHSNVWHYREPWLGEEMPTAELVVFDVETKKTVWINMPPVYPYLATPFMFKQIWWADDNETLYCLREERGYKKVELYKINTVTGQAKIIMQEESNTFIDIVAGDLISKEVTSKVVNNDSEIIWYSERDGWGHLYLYNAHTGVLKNQITKGEWVVREIAWIDEENRVLYFLAGGKEEGRDPYLRHLYRINFDGTGMKLLTPENAEHRIMSPDGFLGNIKFNFSPSKKYFVDTFSRADLPSTTVVRDIEGNLIIEVEKADVKLLQEFAWTPAEPFKVKARDGVTDIYGVIYRPSNFDCNKKYPVIDDIYPGPQMTRVQKHFGPQTLGQHPEAIAELGFIVVCIDASGSPNRSKAFHDACYGNLKDAGLPDHIAAIKQLAEKYSYIDLDKVGIYGHSSGGYAAMRAILDYSDFYKVCVASAWYNNPVMVNAMWGEKYMGLHNEDKVYKENGLLEEVHKLQGKLLLGFAELDENANYASFSRMVDALVKANKDFDIVYLPNTTHLFIQDPYFTRRKMDFFVKNLLGVEPPKEFRFNSIC; from the coding sequence ATGAATAATAATGCAAGAATTAATGATGATATGTTGAAAAAGTACTGTAATGCTGAAAAGATGTTAAAGGTTAATTATGACAAAATGGTTTTTAATTATGAAGTTACCCCAAATTGGTTTGAGCAAAGTGACAGGTTTTGGTATTGCTCTAAATCTAAACAAGGAAAGAAGTTTTATATAGTTAATCCAACTACAGCTAGCAAACAATTGGCATTTGACCATCAAAAATTGGCTAAGGCTCTCTGTGATTCTCAAGTAGAGTGTGATGAACATAACTTGCCATTTGATAGCTTTGGTTTTTTACCCGACGGAAAAACAATCAGCTTTCAGATAGGGCTTACTCCTTGGACATATAATACTGAAAGCTCTATTTGTAATCAGGGAGAAAACATAGATATGGCAGCATTAATGTCTAATTTATATTCACCTGATCAAAAATGGGCACTAACTGGCAAGGGCTATAATTTGTATTTAAAATCTATGGCAACCGGTGAGGAAACTGCCTTAACTACAGATGGTGAAGAAGGATTTGAGTATGGAACTTTATCTGGTACAAGCTTATCAAATGCATCGTTTAAAAGAATGGGTGTTGTGTTACCACCATTTGCTTTATGGTCTAAAGATGCTAAAAAAGTAGTTACCCACAGAATAGATGAAAGAAAAGTTCCAAAATCTTACCTACTACAAGGAACCCCTGCAACTTCTGATCATTCAAACGTTTGGCATTATCGCGAACCTTGGTTAGGAGAAGAAATGCCAACTGCTGAGTTGGTGGTATTTGATGTAGAAACAAAAAAAACTGTATGGATAAATATGCCACCTGTATATCCTTATTTGGCAACCCCATTTATGTTTAAACAAATTTGGTGGGCAGATGATAATGAAACACTATACTGCCTAAGAGAAGAACGAGGATATAAAAAGGTAGAGTTATATAAAATTAATACAGTAACTGGGCAAGCAAAAATTATAATGCAAGAAGAATCTAATACTTTTATTGATATTGTAGCTGGAGACTTAATATCTAAAGAAGTGACGAGCAAAGTGGTAAATAACGATTCAGAAATTATTTGGTATTCTGAAAGAGATGGTTGGGGTCATTTATATTTGTATAATGCCCATACTGGAGTTTTAAAAAATCAGATTACTAAGGGAGAATGGGTTGTTAGAGAAATAGCCTGGATTGATGAAGAAAATAGAGTTCTTTACTTTTTAGCAGGTGGCAAAGAAGAGGGTCGTGATCCCTACCTAAGACACTTGTATCGTATTAACTTTGATGGAACAGGTATGAAGTTATTAACTCCAGAAAATGCCGAACATCGTATTATGTCACCGGATGGTTTTTTAGGTAATATTAAATTTAATTTTTCACCAAGCAAAAAGTACTTTGTGGATACCTTTTCTAGGGCAGATTTGCCTTCAACAACTGTGGTAAGAGACATAGAGGGTAATCTGATAATTGAAGTGGAAAAAGCAGATGTAAAACTACTACAAGAATTTGCTTGGACACCTGCCGAACCTTTTAAAGTAAAGGCAAGAGATGGAGTAACAGATATTTATGGGGTTATCTACAGACCTTCTAATTTTGATTGTAATAAAAAATACCCGGTTATTGATGACATTTATCCAGGACCACAAATGACCCGTGTTCAGAAACATTTTGGTCCACAGACTTTAGGACAACACCCTGAGGCAATTGCAGAGCTAGGATTTATTGTTGTTTGTATAGATGCAAGTGGTTCACCTAATCGTTCTAAGGCGTTTCATGATGCCTGTTATGGAAACCTAAAAGATGCTGGCTTGCCTGATCATATTGCGGCTATTAAGCAGTTGGCTGAAAAATATTCATATATCGATTTAGATAAAGTAGGAATATACGGTCATTCCTCAGGTGGTTATGCTGCTATGAGAGCAATACTTGATTATAGTGATTTTTATAAGGTCTGTGTGGCATCTGCTTGGTATAATAACCCAGTAATGGTAAATGCCATGTGGGGAGAAAAGTATATGGGGTTGCATAACGAAGATAAAGTCTATAAAGAAAACGGCTTGCTGGAGGAAGTGCATAAATTACAGGGTAAGTTACTCCTTGGCTTTGCTGAACTAGATGAAAACGCAAATTATGCATCTTTTTCGCGTATGGTAGATGCCTTAGTTAAGGCAAATAAAGATTTTGACATTGTCTATTTACCTAATACTACTCACCTGTTCATTCAAGATCCGTATTTCACTAGAAGAAAAATGGACTTTTTTGTGAAAAATTTACTTGGAGTAGAACCTCCTAAAGAGTTTCGATTTAATTCTATATGCTAA
- a CDS encoding membrane dipeptidase: protein MNNNYYEKALAIKNKALIWDNTIPWGNPYRSIETLRRFKNAGYSVISISSQNFINPFEGSIKEISTDKKLIRQYKDELVLVNTTDDIIKAKEQNKLAIILNMQEASPIGLQFENVSLFYEMGVRHMLLAYFRNHFADGCWEESNAGLSILGKKLVEEMNNVGMVVDLSHVGFKSTMQAAEISSQPVIYSHSNVYKLCNNSRNITDEQIKACAQTGGVIGIIMIGAFLNDPQASPESVFKHIDYICELVGPEHVGIGSDFVEDTEALWKNVDKSVIFRKKAGEIYEGVSYQPEKITELIMVMLQHGYNEKTIKAILGENWLRVCKQVWK, encoded by the coding sequence ATGAATAACAATTATTATGAAAAAGCACTTGCGATAAAAAATAAAGCACTAATATGGGATAACACTATACCATGGGGCAATCCGTATAGAAGTATAGAGACTTTAAGACGCTTTAAAAACGCAGGATATTCTGTAATTTCTATTAGTTCACAGAATTTTATTAACCCTTTTGAAGGTAGTATAAAAGAAATATCAACTGATAAAAAGCTTATAAGACAATATAAAGATGAGTTAGTTTTAGTAAATACCACAGACGATATAATTAAAGCAAAAGAGCAAAATAAACTTGCAATTATTCTTAATATGCAGGAGGCTTCTCCAATAGGTCTGCAATTCGAAAACGTAAGCCTGTTTTATGAAATGGGAGTAAGACATATGTTATTGGCCTATTTTAGAAATCATTTTGCAGATGGATGTTGGGAAGAATCAAACGCTGGTTTAAGCATATTAGGCAAAAAACTTGTTGAAGAAATGAATAATGTTGGTATGGTGGTTGATTTAAGTCATGTAGGTTTTAAATCAACTATGCAGGCTGCAGAGATAAGTAGCCAACCAGTTATTTATTCTCATTCAAATGTATATAAGCTTTGTAATAACTCCAGAAATATTACTGATGAACAGATTAAAGCGTGTGCCCAAACAGGTGGAGTAATAGGCATTATCATGATTGGTGCATTTTTAAATGATCCTCAGGCCAGTCCTGAGTCTGTGTTTAAACATATTGATTATATTTGTGAATTAGTTGGACCTGAACATGTAGGAATTGGCTCTGATTTTGTGGAAGACACTGAGGCTTTATGGAAGAACGTAGATAAGTCAGTGATTTTTCGCAAAAAAGCAGGGGAAATATATGAAGGTGTAAGTTACCAGCCAGAAAAGATTACTGAGTTGATTATGGTTATGTTGCAACATGGTTACAATGAAAAGACTATAAAGGCTATATTGGGAGAAAATTGGTTAAGAGTATGCAAGCAAGTGTGGAAATAA
- a CDS encoding glycoside-pentoside-hexuronide (GPH):cation symporter, giving the protein MHNTEEKGLLIRNKITFALGAPNYVFVYMMFTMFILIFFTDVMKVNPVAAGRVLLVSRICDAIFDIILGIVIDNTHTKYGKVRPFIFCGAIPVAIFMILVFTIPSNSATLNLVWAYVTYTGLSMSLSVLLISTQTLVPRMTTNNHDRFILNIIFFVALAICGVIVSSVTMYMINTLGGDNIERGYQITAIIMAVLTLSTAWFLCYNTTEIKDKKTSQQEKISILVLFKSIIKNAPFMIMALFGMFFGMLGGLFQGGLAYYATYYLREPTLTPIMTSILWIGILFGSLLAYPFLKLTGSKKRIFTVSVLVMLIVYAIRYITKDTNIPVMLILFSIAAIANGFISAFCNLLLMDTMQYGEWKTGIKTEGLVMSFYVFSTKIGVGIGGALLGSVLDASGYVANAACQTQKALEGLFAANIVFPILMMLIMLITMLFYKLDDKSIEHITAKLNAKKLQGNNSTSVAS; this is encoded by the coding sequence ATGCATAATACAGAGGAAAAAGGCTTATTGATTCGCAATAAAATTACTTTTGCACTTGGTGCTCCTAATTATGTTTTTGTTTATATGATGTTTACTATGTTTATTTTAATTTTTTTTACTGATGTAATGAAAGTTAATCCAGTTGCCGCAGGAAGGGTTTTGTTAGTATCAAGAATATGTGATGCTATTTTCGATATTATTCTAGGTATTGTTATAGATAATACCCATACCAAATATGGAAAAGTAAGACCTTTTATCTTTTGTGGAGCGATTCCTGTAGCTATTTTTATGATATTGGTTTTCACAATACCTAGTAATTCTGCAACACTTAATTTGGTGTGGGCTTATGTTACTTATACGGGGCTTAGTATGAGTCTTTCAGTTTTATTAATCAGTACGCAGACACTTGTACCAAGAATGACTACTAATAATCATGATAGATTTATATTGAACATTATTTTTTTTGTAGCCTTAGCTATATGTGGTGTTATTGTCTCCTCTGTAACAATGTATATGATAAATACTTTAGGAGGAGATAACATAGAAAGAGGTTATCAGATAACGGCAATTATTATGGCAGTATTAACCCTTTCTACTGCTTGGTTTCTTTGTTATAACACAACAGAAATAAAAGACAAAAAGACATCACAGCAGGAAAAAATAAGTATATTAGTGTTATTTAAATCAATAATTAAAAACGCACCATTTATGATTATGGCTCTTTTTGGTATGTTTTTTGGTATGTTAGGAGGTTTGTTTCAAGGTGGTTTGGCTTATTATGCTACTTATTATTTAAGAGAACCAACTTTAACTCCTATAATGACATCAATTTTATGGATAGGTATTCTTTTTGGCAGTTTGTTAGCTTATCCTTTTTTAAAACTAACGGGTAGTAAAAAAAGAATTTTTACAGTGTCAGTATTGGTAATGCTTATAGTTTATGCTATTCGTTATATTACAAAGGATACTAACATACCTGTAATGCTTATTTTGTTTAGTATTGCAGCAATTGCTAACGGTTTTATTAGTGCTTTTTGTAATCTTTTACTAATGGACACCATGCAGTATGGAGAATGGAAAACTGGTATTAAAACAGAAGGTTTAGTTATGTCCTTTTATGTATTTAGCACAAAAATTGGGGTAGGAATTGGAGGGGCATTACTTGGTTCAGTTCTGGACGCTAGTGGATATGTAGCCAATGCAGCCTGCCAAACTCAAAAAGCTTTAGAAGGATTATTTGCAGCTAATATTGTCTTTCCTATTTTAATGATGTTGATAATGCTGATAACTATGCTTTTTTACAAGCTTGATGACAAGAGTATAGAGCATATTACAGCAAAGCTAAATGCTAAAAAGCTACAGGGAAACAATAGTACTTCAGTTGCAAGCTGA
- a CDS encoding TetR/AcrR family transcriptional regulator codes for MPKKTFENLSEEKRQTIIDAALIEFSMNEYKIASISKIVKKANISKGSIYQYFDNKMEFYHYIIKLVTDKKLAYIKSEAGELQQDFFEFYKQILYASVKFDINFPKYSRCLYNAGSELNCKDSGYIVDKIITASNEFIKPFVLQAQRNEVIRSDIELDLIIFMIMQLSSDLDIYINHKFKFSYQNIIAQGISLPINENEIKSIIDNMISFIKTGLIVKQ; via the coding sequence ATGCCAAAGAAAACCTTCGAAAACTTATCAGAAGAAAAAAGACAAACTATAATAGATGCCGCCTTAATAGAGTTTTCAATGAATGAGTACAAGATCGCATCTATAAGTAAAATTGTGAAAAAAGCTAATATTTCTAAAGGAAGTATTTATCAATATTTTGATAATAAAATGGAGTTTTACCATTATATTATTAAGCTTGTTACCGACAAAAAGCTTGCTTATATTAAAAGCGAAGCTGGAGAGTTACAGCAAGATTTTTTTGAATTTTATAAACAGATATTGTATGCTTCCGTAAAATTTGATATAAATTTTCCTAAATATAGCAGGTGTTTATACAATGCTGGAAGTGAATTAAATTGCAAAGATTCTGGTTATATAGTAGATAAAATAATTACAGCCTCCAATGAGTTTATAAAGCCCTTTGTATTACAAGCACAGCGTAATGAAGTGATAAGAAGCGATATTGAGTTGGACCTTATTATTTTTATGATTATGCAGCTTTCGTCTGATTTAGATATATATATTAATCATAAATTTAAGTTCTCTTATCAAAATATAATAGCACAAGGCATAAGCCTGCCAATAAATGAAAATGAAATTAAAAGCATAATAGATAATATGATCAGTTTTATTAAAACAGGTTTAATTGTAAAACAGTAA
- a CDS encoding D-aminoacylase → MNDILIKNGLIIDGSGNTGYVSSVAIKDGKIVEIGDKICDDATTVIDANGLVVCPGFIDNHSHSDLTLLLDNSGYNMLEQGITTEVTGMCGLGLAPASPSLFKYISMKPYGKEKTALIASLTSYKRFYSVVEEMGTATNIAFTVQQGTIRIAVMGFENRRATASEMAKMKDIVREGMENGAIGLTTGLIYPPGIYTSENEIVQLCKVVAEYGGCYYTHIRNESNNVIEAVKEAIRIGEKAGIAVVISHHKIASKDTWGASRDTLRLIDEANARGLRVSADMYPYNAGCSYLKAVLPPTYASLGNEVIVEKLKDVAVKQQIKKIILNDNKTFENFIQNCGFENIRFIMSGDSQEDGKTIAQYAQENNIDCFEAVFQLLIKSKCNACGIFYMMCDKDIERIMAHPNVMFGTDGMVVAKGFSSVPRAYGTFPRILGRYVREKKVLTIEEAIRKMTSLPAKKAKLYKKGLLDIGYDADVVIFNADTIIDNSEISNITAKNEGIAYVIVNGKIAVKDNVITGVKAGKTLRRK, encoded by the coding sequence ATGAATGATATTTTAATTAAAAACGGATTGATTATAGATGGTTCTGGAAATACAGGTTATGTATCTTCTGTAGCAATAAAAGACGGTAAAATTGTTGAAATTGGCGATAAAATTTGTGATGATGCAACCACAGTAATAGATGCTAATGGATTAGTGGTTTGCCCAGGTTTTATCGACAACCATAGTCACAGTGACTTAACACTTTTATTGGATAATAGTGGTTATAACATGTTGGAGCAGGGAATAACCACAGAAGTAACTGGCATGTGTGGATTAGGGTTAGCACCAGCTTCGCCCAGCTTATTTAAGTATATTAGTATGAAACCTTATGGCAAAGAGAAAACAGCCTTAATTGCGTCTTTAACAAGTTATAAACGTTTTTATAGTGTGGTTGAAGAAATGGGTACAGCTACAAATATTGCTTTTACTGTTCAACAAGGCACAATAAGAATTGCTGTTATGGGCTTTGAAAATCGCAGAGCAACAGCCAGTGAAATGGCTAAAATGAAAGACATAGTTAGAGAAGGCATGGAAAATGGTGCGATTGGCTTAACAACAGGGTTAATTTATCCCCCTGGAATTTATACGTCGGAGAATGAAATTGTACAGCTGTGTAAGGTAGTAGCTGAGTATGGTGGCTGTTATTATACCCATATTAGAAACGAGTCAAATAATGTAATAGAAGCAGTAAAGGAAGCAATTCGTATTGGTGAGAAAGCTGGGATTGCGGTAGTAATATCTCACCATAAAATTGCTTCTAAAGATACTTGGGGAGCGTCTCGTGATACGTTAAGGCTTATTGATGAAGCAAATGCCAGAGGACTAAGAGTAAGTGCCGACATGTATCCTTACAATGCTGGCTGCTCCTATTTAAAAGCAGTTTTGCCTCCAACATATGCCTCTTTAGGTAATGAGGTTATTGTTGAAAAGTTAAAGGATGTAGCCGTAAAACAACAGATTAAAAAAATAATTCTAAACGATAATAAAACTTTTGAAAATTTTATTCAAAACTGTGGCTTTGAGAATATTCGATTTATTATGTCGGGAGACTCTCAAGAAGATGGAAAAACAATAGCCCAATATGCCCAGGAAAACAATATAGATTGTTTTGAGGCTGTATTTCAGTTGCTTATAAAGAGTAAATGTAACGCATGTGGCATATTTTATATGATGTGTGATAAAGATATTGAAAGAATTATGGCTCATCCTAATGTAATGTTTGGAACAGATGGTATGGTGGTGGCTAAAGGATTCTCTAGTGTTCCACGTGCTTATGGTACTTTTCCAAGAATATTAGGTCGGTATGTAAGAGAAAAGAAAGTACTTACAATAGAAGAGGCCATACGTAAAATGACATCTTTACCCGCTAAAAAAGCCAAACTTTACAAAAAAGGACTACTTGATATTGGATATGATGCAGATGTAGTTATTTTTAATGCTGATACTATAATTGATAATTCAGAAATTAGTAACATTACTGCTAAGAATGAAGGAATTGCTTATGTTATAGTAAATGGGAAAATCGCTGTAAAAGATAATGTTATTACAGGAGTTAAAGCAGGAAAAACATTAAGGCGAAAGTAA
- a CDS encoding helix-turn-helix transcriptional regulator translates to MKEAYWSFDHLLISKDYNSPIPHSHLAKHLIFSTNNNFECKVNNKTFFCKAVCIDSNIEHTVINDGGDLLVFLFDETSNKARELEKKYLKTLPYCLLPEELSIKVVNLWKNNSDNAKKLDEAILAVCNIKSDISAKYDDRICEILNHISKMPGIYKNTINILCNKVYLSRSRVSHLFKKQVGVSLSSYLIFAKIRKAYTYVARGENITNACIKAGFSSSSHFANVCKKMFGLAFTDFSKAVVFKEIT, encoded by the coding sequence TTGAAAGAAGCCTACTGGTCATTTGATCATTTATTAATATCTAAAGACTATAATAGTCCAATCCCCCACAGTCATTTAGCAAAACATTTAATCTTTAGTACTAATAATAATTTTGAATGTAAGGTAAATAATAAAACATTTTTCTGTAAGGCAGTTTGCATTGACTCAAATATTGAACATACAGTAATTAATGATGGTGGAGACCTACTGGTTTTTCTTTTTGATGAAACCAGTAATAAGGCCAGAGAACTAGAAAAAAAATATTTAAAGACATTACCTTATTGTTTGTTACCAGAAGAGCTTTCTATTAAAGTAGTTAATCTGTGGAAAAATAATTCTGATAATGCAAAGAAGCTGGATGAAGCGATTTTAGCTGTCTGTAATATAAAGAGTGATATATCTGCAAAATATGATGATAGGATATGTGAAATATTAAATCATATTTCAAAAATGCCAGGGATTTATAAAAATACAATTAACATTCTTTGTAATAAGGTGTATCTTTCACGCAGTAGAGTGTCTCATTTGTTTAAAAAACAGGTTGGTGTATCTCTTAGTAGTTATTTAATTTTTGCAAAAATTCGCAAGGCCTACACTTATGTTGCTAGAGGTGAAAATATTACTAATGCTTGTATAAAAGCAGGTTTCAGCAGTTCATCTCATTTTGCAAATGTATGTAAAAAAATGTTTGGACTTGCCTTCACAGACTTTAGCAAAGCGGTGGTGTTTAAAGAGATAACATAG